In one Juglans regia cultivar Chandler chromosome 11, Walnut 2.0, whole genome shotgun sequence genomic region, the following are encoded:
- the LOC118343811 gene encoding ATP-dependent DNA helicase PIF1-like, producing the protein MSSDFQTSVATSADIRTKVLRSISSTLESIGKDINMFHLIEHDVSFDQNETEAREINDEFAVLIPEEDLMASMSLKILNNNTRKTFLYKALLATVRSKNLIALATASSGVAASILPRGRTAHSRFKIPLDLDKNSTCCVSKQGALAKLLRLAKLIIWDEAPMSRKECMQALDKMLRDITDSRLPFGGKIIVFGGNFRQVLPVIRKGTKQEEVNASLASSYLWSTLTKIRLSENMRARFDPNFSNYLLQVGNGTTPITIENKIKIPNEMLIPYKNDVESLDDLIDAVFQDIGSYSENLSEMTNRAILTPKNNSVDEINTILIQRFPGTVTQYYSFDETIDTSEQGIMEDFLNTLTPNGLPPHELLLKKNCPIMLLRNVNHSEGLCNGTRLICRNFERNIIDAEIAVGHHTGKRGNRLQATIFDKDIDLRNDMLHIFRSYYISNAYVKPLDPKHRIEAHEYQWILNSRTIIENIPDDEVELQPPEYDIISFTNLHNYKDTGTEIGLSLSSQPTSVFTLNPVISAATPLCQCCRAYIDVDDGNGRLRAVMFGKIAEEALGCTTIELMEHTGERP; encoded by the exons ATGTCAAGTGATTTCCAAACAAGTGTTGCAACATCAGCAGATATTAGGACAAAAGTCTTACGAAGCATCTCTTCTACACTTGAATCGATAGGAAAAGACATAAACATGTTTCATTTAATAGAACATGATGTCTCTTTTGATCAGAACGAAACTGAAGctagagaaataaatgatgaatttgcAGTTTTGATACCAGAAGAAGATCTTATGGCATCGATGAGTCTTAAAATCCTGAACAACAACACGC GGAAAACATTCTTATATAAAGCACTTCTCGCTACAGTAAGATCAAAAAACTTAATTGCTCTTGCAACTGCATCGTCTGGTGTTGCTGCATCTATTTTACCTAGGGGTCGAACAGCACATTCACGCTTCAAAATTCCATTAGATCTTGACAAAAATAGTACTTGTTGTGTAAGCAAACAAGGTGCTCTTGCCAAATTGTTACGTCTTGCAAAGTTAATCATATGGGATGAAGCACCTATGTCTAGAAAAGAATGTATGCAAGcattggataaaatgttacgAGACATAACTGATTCAAGATTAccatttggtggaaaaattaTCGTATTCGGTGGAAATTTTCGTCAAGTCTTACCTGTGATTCGTAAAGGCACAAAACAAGAAGAAGTTAATGCCAGTTTAGCATCGTCATATTTGTGGTCTACTTTAACTAAGATTAGGTTGAGTGAAAATATGCGAGCAAGATTCGatccaaatttctcaaattatttacttcaggTCGGAAATGGAACAACACCAATCACAATTGAGAATAAGATCAAAATTCCTAATGAAATGCTTATTCCTTACAAAAATGATGTGGAGTCTTTAGATGATCTGATCGATGCAGTCTTCCAAGATATTGGCAGCTATTCAGAAAATCTATCCGAAATGACAAATCGAGCTATCTTGACACCAAAGAACAACTCTGTCGATGAGATAAATACAATACTTATTCAAAGATTTCCTGGTACAGTTACACAATACTATAGCTTCGATGAAACGATTGATACATCAGAACAAGGAATCATGGAGGATTTTTTAAACACATTGACACCAAATGGACTTCCACCTCATGAActgttactaaaaaaaaattgtcctatCATGTTACTCAGAAATGTCAATCATTCAGAAGGTTTATGCAATGGAACACGTCTTATTTGTCGCAACTTTGAACGAAATATCATCGATGCTGAAATTGCAGTTGGTCACCACACCggaaaaaga GGAAACCGACTACAAGCAACAATTTTTGACAAAGATATAGACCTACGTAATGACATGTTACATATCTTCCGGTCTTACTACATCAGTAATGCTTATGTTAAGCCTTTAGATCCCAAGCATAGAATTGAAGCGCATGAATACCAgtggatcttaaattcaagaacaatcatCGAAAACATTCCAGATGACGAAGTGGAATTACAACCACcagaatatgatattatctCATTCACCAATCTGCATAACTACAAAGACACTGGAACTGAAATAG gtctttctctttcatctcaACCAACAAGTGTATTTACCTTAAATCCTGTCATCTCTGCTGCAACTCCATTGTGTCAATG cTGTCGAGCTTACATCGACGTTGACGATGGTAATGGACGACTGAGGGCTGTCATGTTCGGTAAAATTGCAGAAGAAGCTCTAGGTTGCACAACAATCGAACTAATGGAACATACAGGAGAG agaccttaa
- the LOC109008794 gene encoding hexose carrier protein HEX6-like, whose protein sequence is MAVGSAITSEGGQYNGKMTPFVVLSCMIAAMGGLIFGYDIGVSGGVTSMEPFLEKFFREVYTKMREDTRISNYCKFDSQLLTSFTSSLYIAGLVASLFASSVTRTYGRKPSILLGGAAFLAGSALGGAAFNVYMLIFGRILLGIGVGFANQSVPLYLSEMAPPNCRGAMNIGFQLCAGIGVLSSNLINFGTEKIKGGWGWRISLAMAAVPASILTLGALFLPETPNSLIQNSNNHEKAKLMLQRVRGTNDVDAELDDLLRASAISKSINHPFKKIIQRKYRPQLVMAIAIPFFQQVTGINVISFYAPVLFRTIGLGESASLLSSAMIIGVVGTASTFISMLIVDKVGRRALFMIGGVQMFLSQIMVGGLIAAQLGDYGGMSKRYVSLVIVFVCIYVAGFAWSWGPLGWLVPSEIFPLEIRSVGQSITVAVNFLFTFMVAQAFLTMLCHFKSGIFFFFGGWVVVMSVFVYLLLPETKNMPIEHMDRVWREHWFWKRIVGEGNEDRKREIIQ, encoded by the exons ATGGCAGTTGGGTCAGCCATAACAAGCGAAGGCGGGCAATATAATGGCAAGATGACCCCCTTTGTCGTCCTTTCTTGCATGATTGCTGCCATGGGGGGCCTTATCTTTGGCTACGATATTGGAGTTTCAG GTGGAGTGACATCTATGGAGCCTTTTCTCGAGAAGTTCTTCAGAGAGGTGTACACTAAGATGAGAGAAGACACCAGAATTAGCAACTACTGCAAATTTGATAGTCAGCTGCTGACCTCCTTCACATCCTCACTCTATATCGCTGGTCTCGTTGCTTCCTTGTTTGCCTCATCAGTCACAAGAACATATGGGCGCAAGCCATCGATTCTGTTAGGAGGCGCTGCATTCCTTGCTGGTTCAGCCCTTGGTGGTGCAGCTTTTAATGTGTATATGCTTATTTTTGGTCGCATATTGCTTGGAATCGGGGTTGGTTTTGCCAACCAG TCAGTCCCTTTGTATCTCTCAGAAATGGCACCACCAAACTGCAGAGGAGCAATGAACATTGGGTTCCAACTCTGCGCTGGCATAGGTGTCCTATCATCCAACCTCATCAACTTTGGCACTGAGAAGATTAAAGGTGGTTGGGGTTGGCGAATCTCTCTAGCCATGGCCGCAGTCCCAGCCTCAATCCTCACACTAGGTGCACTATTTCTTCCCGAGACACCCAACAGCCTAATCCAGAACAGCAACAACCACGAAAAGGCCAAACTAATGCTGCAACGTGTCAGAGGCACCAATGATGTCGATGCAGAACTCGACGACCTCCTGAGAGCAAGTGCCATATCAAAGTCCATTAACCACCCATTCAAGAAAATCATACAGAGAAAGTATAGGCCCCAACTTGTGATGGCAATTGCAATTCCATTTTTCCAACAAGTAACCGGCATAAACGTTATCTCCTTCTATGCTCCCGTACTATTTCGAACAATTGGACTAGGAGAAAGTGCGTCACTTCTGTCCTCGGCTATGATTATTGGGGTTGTGGGCACTGCCTCAACCTTCATATCTATGCTCATAGTGGACAAAGTTGGCCGAAGAGCTTTGTTCATGATTGGGGGTGTTCAGATGTTCCTCTCACAAATCATGGTTGGTGGCCTCATTGCAGCTCAGCTAGGAGATTATGGAGGGATGAGCAAAAGGTATGTAAGTTTGGTTATAGTTTTCGTATGTATTTATGTGGCCGGGTTTGCTTGGTCTTGGGGGCCGCTAGGATGGTTGGTTCCAAGCGAGATTTTCCCCTTGGAGATTCGGTCTGTCGGGCAAAGTATTACAGTGGCAGTCAACTTTCTCTTCACTTTTATGGTTGCTCAAGCTTTTCTTACTATGCTTTGCCACTTCAAATCTggcatttttttcttctttggggGATGGGTGGTAGTGATGTCAGTATTTGTGTATTTGTTGTTGCCGGAGACTAAGAATATGCCGATTGAGCATATGGATAGAGTGTGGAGGGAGCATTGGTTTTGGAAGAGAATTGTTGGGGAAGGGAATGAAGATAGAAAGAGGGAGATCATACAGTGA